Genomic window (Nitrospirota bacterium):
TGGTGGTACCTTTTCTCCCTTGTACTGCACCTCGAAATGGACGTGGGGACCGGTTGCCCTGCCGGTGCTGCCCACGCGGGCAATGATCGATCCCCGGTCAACCGAATCACCGACAGCTACCGTATTTTCCTTATTATGCGCATACTTGGAGCTAAACCCGTCCCCGTGATCGATGATAACGACGTTGCCGTATCCCGGTTGCTCACCGCTGAATACCACCTTGCCGGGTCTGACGGGATGAATATCGGTGCCCGCCGGTGCAGCAATGTCAACGCCATGGTGGAATTTCTGGTCGCCCGTAAACGGGTCCTGGCGCATGCCGTAGGCCGAACTAAGCCGGCGGGAACTATCATCAGGCAAAATCGCCCTGATCTCTGCTGTGAGCGAGGGCTCTTTTTCAGCAGACCTGGCCCCCGTTGTTCGAGTCACATTCCCCTGGCCGGCTTTTGCGGCGGTTGCGGTCAGCTGCTTCACGAACATGTCCTGGAGGCCGAGCCCGCGTTGGGCAAAGATCTTCGAGAGTTCCATGTCGAACATACTCATGTACGTGTCCTTGCCGAGACCGGCCTCGCCAGGCTGGCCCGAAGCCTCCCGCATTGCCTTGATCATTTCATAGGCGAAGAGGGACTCCATCTCTCGGGCCACGGCCTTGATCGCCTCGGGGTCGCTGCTGCTCCTGCCCCTGAGATCCTCGATGGAACGGATCTGAGGTGCTGCAAGGCGTGGAACGTCCTGCATCAGATGATCTCCACCTGGGCGCGCAGCGCACCTGCGGCCTTGAGCGCCTGGAGGATCGAGATCAGGTCACGCGGGGTGACGCCCAGGGCGTTCAGCGCACGCACGACCTCTCCCAAGGTGGCCCCCGATACGGTGAACAACGATCCCGGCTGCTCCTTCACGTTCACGGTTTTTTCCGGAACCACCACCGTGGAAGCCTTCTCCGGCGCCATGGGCGGTGGCTGGGAGACCTTGTAATCCGTCTTGATCTCGATGGTCAGGCTCCCGTGGGCGAGCGCCACCGGAGCGATCCTGACGTTTTCGCCGATCACCACGGTGCCGGTCCGCTCGTTGATCACCACCCGCGCCGGCGTGTCCACCGCCACGTCAACAGCTTCGAGCGACGCGATGAACTCGACCACCTTGTTCTGGAACTCCTGCGGGATCTTGACTTTGATTGTTGCAGGATCCATGGTCACAGCCGCATTGGCATCGTTCAGCTTCTCATTGATCCTGGCAGTCACGCTGCTCGCCGTGGTAAAGTCCGGGTTGTGCAGGAACAGCCTGATTGCATCGCCGCTTCCCAGCGAGAACCGGGGCTCGCTTTCGATCGTCACGCCTTCAGGCACTTTACCTGCCGTTGTATGGTTCTTCTGGACCGTTGTGCCACCACCGCCGCCGAGGAAGCCGCCGACCGAGAGGGGGCCCTGCGCGAGTCCGTACACCTTCCCGTCGGGTCCCTTGAGCGGCGTCATCAGCAGCGCCCCTCCCTGGAGGCTCTTGGCATCGCCGATCGTGGCAACAAGCGCGTCGATGCGCACGCCGGGCTTGGGGAACGGCGGCAGCGAGGCGGTCACCATGACCGCCGCAGTGTTCTTGGCCTTGATGTCGGACTCCTTGATGGTCACGCCCATGCGCTGGAGCATGTTCACCATGGTCTGCAGCGTCTGGTTGCCCTTGTCGCCGGTGCCGTCCAGCCCCGCAACGAGGCCGTAGCCGATGAGCTGGTTTTCGCGCATTCCCTCGAAGCTCGCGATGTCCTTGATGCGTTCGGCGGAGGTGACTGATGAGAACAAGAGGACGGCGGACAGAGCACAGATGACGGACAAAAAAGTCGGAACAAGACCGGGCGCCGCTGGCTGCCCGGGCATGTGCCCGGCTTCCGTTCTCCGATTTCCCTGTGCCGAATCTAGAATGGCCATACGCTGCTCATGATCCGCGTGAACCAGCCGGGATTCTGTTTTTCCTGGACCACGCCGTCTCCCACGAAGAACACCTCGGCGTCTGCGACCTTGCTGCTCAGGACGGTATTGTCGATCGCGATGTCGTCGGGCCGTACGATGCCTTTCAGGATAAGGATCTGTTTCTCATTATTAATGGTGATCTCTTTTCTCGACTCGAGGGAGAGCGTGCCGTTCGGCATCACCTCGACCACTTTTGCGGTAATCGTGCCCACGAGGTTCCCCGCCC
Coding sequences:
- a CDS encoding flagellar basal body P-ring protein FlgI, with translation MAILDSAQGNRRTEAGHMPGQPAAPGLVPTFLSVICALSAVLLFSSVTSAERIKDIASFEGMRENQLIGYGLVAGLDGTGDKGNQTLQTMVNMLQRMGVTIKESDIKAKNTAAVMVTASLPPFPKPGVRIDALVATIGDAKSLQGGALLMTPLKGPDGKVYGLAQGPLSVGGFLGGGGGTTVQKNHTTAGKVPEGVTIESEPRFSLGSGDAIRLFLHNPDFTTASSVTARINEKLNDANAAVTMDPATIKVKIPQEFQNKVVEFIASLEAVDVAVDTPARVVINERTGTVVIGENVRIAPVALAHGSLTIEIKTDYKVSQPPPMAPEKASTVVVPEKTVNVKEQPGSLFTVSGATLGEVVRALNALGVTPRDLISILQALKAAGALRAQVEII
- a CDS encoding peptidoglycan DD-metalloendopeptidase family protein, which translates into the protein MQDVPRLAAPQIRSIEDLRGRSSSDPEAIKAVAREMESLFAYEMIKAMREASGQPGEAGLGKDTYMSMFDMELSKIFAQRGLGLQDMFVKQLTATAAKAGQGNVTRTTGARSAEKEPSLTAEIRAILPDDSSRRLSSAYGMRQDPFTGDQKFHHGVDIAAPAGTDIHPVRPGKVVFSGEQPGYGNVVIIDHGDGFSSKYAHNKENTVAVGDSVDRGSIIARVGSTGRATGPHVHFEVQYKGEKVPP